DNA from Leptospira mayottensis 200901116:
CTCTACTCTATCAGAAAAACGTAAATGAAATCGAAAGAATTTTCGGAGAAAAAAAGAACCATTCCGTTCTGATTCGTTTGTTAAACGCACTTGTTTTAAATTTCGATTTGGATTCATTGAAAAATTCCCTCAAGATCTCTTCTCTTTCGGAGGGTCTTCGAAAAAATTTGAATTCCGTTCTTGAGGACACTTTCTGGATTTTCCAATCCTGGGAATCCAAAAAAAGAAAAATTGATCTTTGTATCGACTTTTCTCTTTTGAGAGATCTGAACTATTATACTGGTTTTGTTTTCCAAGGTTACTTGCAAGGCTCCCCCAACCCGGTTTTAACCGGAGGGGCTTACGATCATCTATACGAAATGTTTTCGGGAGTCCAAAGAGACGCAAGTGGTTATGCTCTTGTCGTGAATATTTTAGAAGCCTCCCTTAAAAACCATCTTTCCGATTCCAAATCATGAAACGCAATCGTACCAAATATCTATTTGAGGAAAAACTATGCCCGCATCGTTAGTAGTAGGAACCCAATGGGGTGATGAAGGAAAAGCCAAAGTCATTGATTTTCTTTCCAAAGACACAGACATCATTGTTCGTTACCAAGGAGGTGCGAACGCGGGACACACGGTCGTCGTTAATGGAAAAAAATACGTATTCCATTTGGTTCCTTCCGGGGTGATCTACGATCAAACCGTTTGTGTAATCGGAAACGGAGTCGTTCTGGATCCTCTTTTTTTCATCGAAGAGTGCGACCGTCTTCAAAAGGAAGGATTTCCAGTCTATGACAAACTTTTGTTAAGCGACGCATGTCATCTTCTTTTTCCATATCATTCTCAGATCGATTCTGCAAGAGAAACTACAGTCAGCCAAGAACACAAAATCGGAACCACAAAAAAAGGGATCGGAATCTGTTACGCGGATAAAATGATGAGAACCGGATTGCGAGTAGGAGATCTTTTGGACAATTCCTACGAATCCCGTTTAAAACATTTGGTCGACGAGAAAAATCGCGAACTCGACAAACTCTACGGAATGCCTCCCGTTTCTTATAAAGATATCAACGATGGTCTAAAATTTTTTCTTTCCAAGGTAAGAAAAAGCATTATAAATACTGCATATTATCTTGATACGGAACTTAAGAAAGGGAAACGGGTCCTTTTAGAAGGTGCCCAAGGAACCGGCTTGGACGTCGACTTCGGAACCTATCCTTACGTCACAAGTTCCAATCCTACGACCGGAGGAGCATTGATCGGAACCGGAATTTCTTTTCAACATTTGAAACACGTTATCGGAATTACAAAAGCCTACACTACGAGAGTTGGAGAGGGACCTTTCCCTACGGAACTTTTAGGAGAAGCAGGAGAAGCTCTCCGTCAAAAAGGTCGGGAATTCGGAGCGACCACAGGACGTCCGAGACGGTGTGGTTGGTTCGACGCAGAGATGTTAAAACATTCAGTTCGTATTAATGGAATTACTTCGATTGCTTTAACAAAGATTGATATTCTTTCCGATTACGATCGGATCCCGGTTGCAATCGGCTATAAACTGAACGGAAAAATTTTAGATTGTTTTCCATCACAAGGTCTGGAAAAAGTAGAAGTCGTTTATGAAGAATTTCCGGGATGGAAAACGGACATTTCCGGCATTTCCGAATTTCAAAAACTCCCTGAAAAATGTAAAAATTATATTTCCGCTCTGGAAAAATGGATCGGAGTAAAAATCAATTTGGTTTCAACCGGTCCCGATAGAAAGGATACGATTCAGGGGGATTCTTTTTAAGAATCTAGGTTTTTTTCGACGTTTTTGATTGACCCACTACACTCGATAAATATCGTGTATTTCGGTAACGCTTCGAGTCGTTAGCTCAGCTGGTAGAGCAATTCCCTTTTAAGGAATGGGTCCGGGGTTCGAATCCCCGACGACTCAAAGATCAGTTCTTATAGGCCGCCATCGTCTAGTGGTTAGGACACAAGATTTTCATTCTTGGAACAGGGGTTCAATTCCCCTTGGCGGTACCACCACCTTCTTTTTTAAGTTTATCTTTTAAATCCACGATTCCCCGGGAATAAGTTTTCTATTGCCCACGACGCAATTGTGTTTTTTATATATTCTAAATATAGAATATATAAATTTTGGAATTGTTTCGAATCGTCAGGGATTTTTTTGCACTAGGACCTTAACAGAAATCAGTTAAAATCATTCCTCCCGGAATCTCGATAAAAATACCATTGTGAATTCTTCACAAAACGTAGTAGTACCACAGATTACGTCTCTTAGGTAGTTTATAAGTTTTTAAATCGTCTTTTCATCGATATGCTAGTGGGAATACTGGGTTTGGGACACGCTCAAGTATAAATCAAAGCAAAAAAATCATCGAATCAAGGTTTTGTCGCCCGAGAACATTCGATTTTTATCCCTAACGATTGCAACGATATCATCTATCGCGAATAAATCTCTGGAACCTCGCTTCATCGTAAAAGGAGCTTCGTAAAGGAGCCCTAAAAATTCGACGGGAATCTGTTTGGAAAACACGATGTCTTCTTGTCTGATTTTGCGGATTACGTTGAGTCTGATTTTCTTCCAACCTTCGAAGTTGAGATGAGTGATTAGAATTTTCTTAACTTCTAAAGTGGAATCTCGAAGTAAAACATAGAGGGAGGCGCCTGATCCCGAAGAATAGATGTGAAACTGAAATTCTTGGACGAAACCTTTCGTTTTCCAGGATTGTTCCCAGAGAATTTCGAAGGATTGGTTTTTTTCCGCTGGGACTTCCAAAAGAAGACTTTTGGAAGAATTTCTTTCTGGACTGAGTAAAAGGGAAGAAGTTCTTATATCTGGAGAATACTCCTTGGATAAACGTGTTTTGAGATTTTTAGAACTCCATTCTTTTGTTTCGAAATCCTCTACGATGATTTGTTTCCAAATTTCCGCCGAAGTTCTTTCCTCCGCTCTCAGAGAGAAAGACAATTGAAATAAAAATAGTATTACAATAAAAAGGCGGTTTCGTTTCTCGGTAGAAGGGATGTGAGAGAAGAATATTTTTTTCATAGAATCGGTTGACAGACTCCTTCTAAATGTTTCCACTATCCCAATATCGTCAAAAAACTAATTACCTAATCCATAGGAGTACACAAAATGAAGGGTTCTTCTCTCGTAAGACTCGCAATCGCTTTTTTAATGTCCGTTACCATAGCATTGGTGGCTCAAGAAGATTTGGATGAAAATCCCACTCCTCAAGCAGAAACACAAGGACAATCCGAAAGTTCTACAAAAACAAAAACCGATCAAAGCTCAACAACTTCGGCGGAGGAAATAAAGAAAGCCGATCTTTACGTGAACTCCAAAAGTTCTTTCGAAATTTCCGCACAAGACGATTCCAGCACCGTGGATTACATCGAATATAAAATCGGCGAAGCAGATTACGCTAAATATACTTCTCCTATTACGATCCTTAAGGAGGGCGTTAACCGCCTTACCTACAGAGCTGTGGATAAAGCGGGAAACAAAGAACCTGCGAAAGCACTCGTAGTCGTAGTAGATAATACGGCTCCAACTGTAAAAATCGTTCCGAGTGAAATTCTTTATAACCTAGATGGATACAACTTCGGATCCAAAAATGTAACCTATACCATCTCCGCATCGGATACTCTTTCCGGAGTGAAAGAAATAAAGTATTCCATCAATGGTGGAGACATGAGACCTTACGACAACCAACCGATTAAATTAGAGAAAGCGGGCGTGAATCTGATTAAATATTCGGCGGTGGACAATTCCGGAAATTCTTCTTCCGAAGCCATCCTTGTTGTAACCTTAGACGATGTAAAACCTGAAATTGAAATCCAAGGAAACACTCCTCTAGTAATCATTGATGGAAAAACGTATTCTAGAAAAGGAAATTCTTTTACGATTAAAGCCGTAGATGGACAATCTGGAATCAAAAGAATTTTGATTAAAATGGATAACGCCCCGGATTTCGTTGCATATGCCGAGCCGATCACGATTGATGCTCAAGGCGAGCATACGATTGAAGCGAAAGCAATCGACAACGTAGGAAACGAAAGTGAAACGAAAAAAGTCAGCTTCTCAGTGGACGTGAATCCACCTACGACACAAATCCGTAAAATAGAAGTTGGTTCTAACGGAAGCAAACCTACTACTACATCCGCTGAGTCTACATCGGCGACCCCTACTTCTACAAAGCCAACTCAACCTGCAACTCCTCCAGCCAAGAAATAAAAAAATCTGGCAGGAATGAAAAAAAGCCCGGAAAATTCCGGGCTTTTTTGTGCCTTCTAGGCGTTTCATAAAACCGTAATCGGTAGTGACACTCTGGAAACTTTTAGATTATTTTCTTCCGGTCAGTTGCGAATTTTGCGGAAAGTACGACTTCTTTTCTTCCAAAATCGGAATTTGTAAACTTTGTCATTTGGAAAATTCGACTTTTTTAATCCGTGCTCAAAATTCATGCCAGGTTTGTAAGGAAATACAAACAACGAAAGAATGTTTCTATTGCAACTCAAGGAACGTATTCTTTGAAGAATTGAAATTTTTGCAAAGAAGGACTCCTTTTTTGGCAAAGGTAATAAACCGTATTAAGTTGCAGTCCGTTTATTTGCTTTCGATTTATCTTTGTTTGGGCATGAAAAAAGAATTAAAATCCTGGAAGAATCTTAATTTTTCCGGAATTATACTTACGCCTTCCCAAAATAAACGAAGGCCGTTTGAGTCCTGCGATTTCGCTCTGAAACGATTACAGAGCATCCTTCCTTTTCCGTTACTACATCCAATTGAAAAGATAAGCGATGAAAAACAGGCGGGTAAGAGTTTTGTAGATCGTTTTATACACGCAAGACTTGCTTTTCGAATCAAAAAGGAATATAAGGGAAAGTTGAAAGGAAATTATCTCCTGGTCGATGACGTGTTTACCACCGGTGCTTCCGCAAACGAGTTGGCAAGAATTCTCATTCAAAACGGAGCCGAATCTGTTCGAATTTTGGCTTTGATTCGAACAGAAGGGAAAGGAGGTGAAATCGAAAAAGACATTACAAATGTTTAGCTATCTATAACTTGACTTAAGTCGAATATGGAGCCACGTAAAATCATTCATGTAGATATGGATGCATTCTATGCATCCGTCGAGCAAAGGGACTTTCCGGAATACAAGGGAAAACCATTAATTGTGGGTGGTCCTCCTAATAGCAGGTCTGTTGTTGCAGCCGCTTCTTACGAAGCCCGTAAATTCGGGGTTCGTTCCGCAATGCCTTGTTCTAAAGCGGCTCAACTTGCGCCTCAAGCGATTTTTGTATCTCCCCGTTTTGAAGTATATAAGGAAGTTTCCGATCGAATTCGTGAAATCTTTTTGGAATACACGGATCGTGTTGAAATGCTCTCCTTGGACGAAGGATACTTGGACGTCACATTCAATAAAAAGAATATTCCGTTTGCCGTAACGATTGCCAAAGAGATCCGCGCTGAAATTTTTAAACGTACAGGGCTGACCGCTTCCGCTGGCGTCGGTAACTCCAAATTTATCGCCAAACTCGCTTCTGAAAAAAACAAACCGAACGGACTCGTCGTAGTTCTACCCGACGATGTAATTACCTTTATCGACCCTCTGCCAGTAAGCAGTTTCCACGGTGTGGGCAAGGTCACAGCTCAGAAGATGAAGGAGCTTGGAATTCATACCGGAAAAGATCTTAGGACAAAAAACATAGACGAACTCGTTCAATATTTCGGAAAGACGGGGATCTACTATTATAAAATTTCCAGAGGAGAAGACGAGAGAGAAGTAGAATCCTGCCGGGAACGAAAGTCCTTGGGTGCAGAAAATACGTTTGATCAGGATAAAATAGATCAGGAAGACCTGCTGCAACAACTGAGAGAAGTTGCGGTCGAAGTGGAAAGAAGATTAAAAAAAAGAAATTTTGCCGGTAAAACGCTCACTCTCAAAATTAAATTTCAAGATTTCAGTCTAAAAACAAGATCAAAAACTCTATCGGAACCTATTTTTAGTGCGGATGAACTTTATTCCATAGCGGCGGAACTTTTTGATGAATTTTTTGAAACCAAAAATGGAAAACAAGTTTCGATTAAAGCAATTCGACTTTTAGGGATTAATCTTTCTCATCCAGATTCAACAGACGAAGAACCAACGTTATTTTCAAATTTATAATATTCAAAAAATTAAACTTTTTTTGAATATTAAATTTATTTAGACAAAATGGCGTCCCTTCCAGCTTGAAAACCACGGGTTAGATTCGAGCGTTTACCACAAAACAAAAAATCAACGCAAGAAACGAAGAACTTGTGACCCTTCAGAGGACAGAAAGAAACGGGGGAGATGTTACATCACGAATTTAGAATGCAGTTTGCGGAGACAAAAAAGAAACTGCATTAGCAAAACGAACTGCTTTTCGAAGAAAAGCCTTCTGTCTTCTGAACGAGTCCCCACAGATTACGTTTGTATTGGCGGCTTTTTCCTGTCGCTTAAGAGATTGTAATAGCTTCTTTGAAACGGGCTCTAAAACTTTATGGAAAAAATATTAGATAAGTTTAACAAATGTGAATTTATTAGAGTTGTTGAGAAATTAATTCTCCATCTCATCCGTTTCATGAAAGCGCCAATTGAAGCAGTTTTGTAAAACTGAATTATGGAATTTTTCAACAACTCTATTGGGTGTTTACTAACCGGTATTATTTCAATTTTATTATCAATAGAAGTTCCTCAAAATCTATTCTTTGAATCTGAACTATGAAAGATAATACTTTCAAATCAAGTTATACTGATATTGAGTTATTGCCGACGAGTTATACAATTGGAACCTTAACCCGCAAATTTAACGAGGTTATGCAAAAATATATTCTATCACTCATCCTGTAAAAATGAGTACCCACAAATAGACCACTGATTTGATTGATTCCATCTACTTTATTAAATAATTCTTTATCGTTCCATCCTTCATAATTACATAAAGTCGATCTTCGACTATTTGAAAGCATGCCATTTCATCAAGCCTGTTGGTTTCTTCATTTTTGGCGTAGTTTTCAAGAGAATAAAAACGTATTTTTGATTCTTGTTTGTCAACAGTTAACTGCATAAGACTTATTTTTTCGTTTTTTGTTAACATGCATATTTGCCATATTTGATTTCCTATCGTAAGGTATTTACTATTCTCCAATACATCGATGGGCGCTTTCAATTTCTGAAGATTAGGTTTTTTCTGAGAACAATCCGTTACTGTAATCGTGCAATCACCATAACCTATGTTAGCAATGCTGATCATTAATTTTTCATCGGACAAATAATTTGCAAAACGTCCATAATCAATGTCTTTGTGTTTAATCTTAACGAGTTGTTTAAAATCACTATCGTATAAAATCACTTCATCAAAAAAAGCACTGATAAAATTTTGACCATTACCATATACAATGAATTTAGGCGCTGGCCGGTTTTTTCCAGTTTGAAGATTTCGTTCCATTGAATCACTTTCTGTCTGTTCAATGACGTAGTTGCCATAAAAATATCTCTTCTTGGCCGGTGGGAGTTTCTCTACCTCAAGATTTTCAGTTATGTTGATCAAATACTGATGTGTGGACGTCGCACTATCATCAGTAAGGTAAACTGACGTCTCAAAGCCTTGTAGATAATACGTTGTAAAGCGCTCGAACTTGAAACCTTTAAGATGGGTTGTCTTGAGTAAAGAGCCAGTTTTCAAATCAACATTACTTAAACAGGCTTTACCGCCTTGCTCATAAAAAATCAAAGCGGAGACTGTTCCTTCAATAGGCGTCGCTGCCAGTATGGCAAGTTTCAGAGATTTTTCATTTTCCCATTTTACTGATATTTTCTCATTAGAGGATTCAGAGTTCTTTAGTTCTGTAACAGTGAATTTTATTTTCATACTCTCGCAGCAACGTTTTAAAAAGAGTGCACCCGCGTTATATTGAATTGCATCCTCAATGTCCCCTCCTTCGTGGCTTAAGAAATGAATACTGGGCTCGCCCAACGGGTTTTTCATTTTAGGATGATACAACCAGCAGTCGCTATAATCCCATAAGGGGCAAATTACATTTTTAGCGTTTGTTATTTCCAATAATTCTGAATCAATCTCTTCCAGCCAGTCCTCCTCAAATTGTCCGTGTTCGCCCAATTTGAGTTGTGCTTTCTCCAATTCCAATAACCTATGTGTTGATAAAAGTTTTCTATAACTCTCTGGATATTTAGAGCCGGTCTCAAAACTGGTTGTACAGAGAAAGTGTAAAAATATAAATGTGAAATGGACAAATATTATTCAGAAATCCCCGATGCGCTTTGGGAAAAAATAGCACCATTGATTCCTAAAGAAAAGCCCAATCTTCAAGGAGGTCGCAATCGTGTTCCTTCAAGAATAGTAATGGCAGGTATCATCTATCGAATGAAAACAGGCTGTCAGTGGCGTGCAATTCCCAATGAATTTGGATCTGGTCAAACTTGTCACAGAAGATTTCAAGAATGGGAACGGGCAGGGGTATTCAAAAAGATCTATAAATCCATTTTAAAATATTATGATGTAAAGAATCAGATAGCATGGGACTGGGCTTCGATGGATTCGGCAATGGTTAAAGCTCCCAAAGGGGGAGTTAAACCGGGAAAAATCCTACAGACCGTGCCAAATTAGGGGTTAAACGGCATATCCTTACGGATGGAAATGGAATTCCTTTGGCAATTACGTTGACTGGAGCTAACGTTCATGACAAACACGGTGTAAAAGATACGTTGAATTCAATCCTAATATTTTCCGGAAAAAGAAGAAAAAAGCCAAAACATCTTTGTTTAGATAAAGGTTATGACTTCCAAGATATAGAAGTTTTAATCAAAAGAAGAAACATTCAATCTCATATTCGGAAAAAAGGTGAAAAGCCTCTCATCGGTAAATACAATGGAAAATCTAGATGGGTCGTTGAAAGAACTAACAGTTGGCACAATCGATTCAGAGCTATCCTAATTCGTTGGGAAAGAAAATCT
Protein-coding regions in this window:
- a CDS encoding flagellar filament outer layer protein FlaA, producing the protein MKKIFFSHIPSTEKRNRLFIVILFLFQLSFSLRAEERTSAEIWKQIIVEDFETKEWSSKNLKTRLSKEYSPDIRTSSLLLSPERNSSKSLLLEVPAEKNQSFEILWEQSWKTKGFVQEFQFHIYSSGSGASLYVLLRDSTLEVKKILITHLNFEGWKKIRLNVIRKIRQEDIVFSKQIPVEFLGLLYEAPFTMKRGSRDLFAIDDIVAIVRDKNRMFSGDKTLIR
- the ompL47 gene encoding multi-beta-barrel domain surface protein OmpL47: MKGSSLVRLAIAFLMSVTIALVAQEDLDENPTPQAETQGQSESSTKTKTDQSSTTSAEEIKKADLYVNSKSSFEISAQDDSSTVDYIEYKIGEADYAKYTSPITILKEGVNRLTYRAVDKAGNKEPAKALVVVVDNTAPTVKIVPSEILYNLDGYNFGSKNVTYTISASDTLSGVKEIKYSINGGDMRPYDNQPIKLEKAGVNLIKYSAVDNSGNSSSEAILVVTLDDVKPEIEIQGNTPLVIIDGKTYSRKGNSFTIKAVDGQSGIKRILIKMDNAPDFVAYAEPITIDAQGEHTIEAKAIDNVGNESETKKVSFSVDVNPPTTQIRKIEVGSNGSKPTTTSAESTSATPTSTKPTQPATPPAKK
- a CDS encoding IS5 family transposase (programmed frameshift), with amino-acid sequence MIPKEKPNLQGGRNRVPSRIVMAGIIYRMKTGCQWRAIPNEFGSGQTCHRRFQEWERAGVFKKIYKSILKYYDVKNQIAWDWASMDSAMVKAPKGGVKTGKNPTDRAKLGVKRHILTDGNGIPLAITLTGANVHDKHGVKDTLNSILIFSGKRRKKPKHLCLDKGYDFQDIEVLIKRRNIQSHIRKKGEKPLIGKYNGKSRWVVERTNSWHNRFRAILIRWERKSENYLASLYLASSIIAFNFFDR
- the dinB gene encoding DNA polymerase IV, coding for MEPRKIIHVDMDAFYASVEQRDFPEYKGKPLIVGGPPNSRSVVAAASYEARKFGVRSAMPCSKAAQLAPQAIFVSPRFEVYKEVSDRIREIFLEYTDRVEMLSLDEGYLDVTFNKKNIPFAVTIAKEIRAEIFKRTGLTASAGVGNSKFIAKLASEKNKPNGLVVVLPDDVITFIDPLPVSSFHGVGKVTAQKMKELGIHTGKDLRTKNIDELVQYFGKTGIYYYKISRGEDEREVESCRERKSLGAENTFDQDKIDQEDLLQQLREVAVEVERRLKKRNFAGKTLTLKIKFQDFSLKTRSKTLSEPIFSADELYSIAAELFDEFFETKNGKQVSIKAIRLLGINLSHPDSTDEEPTLFSNL
- a CDS encoding adenylosuccinate synthase, with amino-acid sequence MPASLVVGTQWGDEGKAKVIDFLSKDTDIIVRYQGGANAGHTVVVNGKKYVFHLVPSGVIYDQTVCVIGNGVVLDPLFFIEECDRLQKEGFPVYDKLLLSDACHLLFPYHSQIDSARETTVSQEHKIGTTKKGIGICYADKMMRTGLRVGDLLDNSYESRLKHLVDEKNRELDKLYGMPPVSYKDINDGLKFFLSKVRKSIINTAYYLDTELKKGKRVLLEGAQGTGLDVDFGTYPYVTSSNPTTGGALIGTGISFQHLKHVIGITKAYTTRVGEGPFPTELLGEAGEALRQKGREFGATTGRPRRCGWFDAEMLKHSVRINGITSIALTKIDILSDYDRIPVAIGYKLNGKILDCFPSQGLEKVEVVYEEFPGWKTDISGISEFQKLPEKCKNYISALEKWIGVKINLVSTGPDRKDTIQGDSF
- a CDS encoding ComF family protein, which translates into the protein MTLWKLLDYFLPVSCEFCGKYDFFSSKIGICKLCHLENSTFLIRAQNSCQVCKEIQTTKECFYCNSRNVFFEELKFLQRRTPFLAKVINRIKLQSVYLLSIYLCLGMKKELKSWKNLNFSGIILTPSQNKRRPFESCDFALKRLQSILPFPLLHPIEKISDEKQAGKSFVDRFIHARLAFRIKKEYKGKLKGNYLLVDDVFTTGASANELARILIQNGAESVRILALIRTEGKGGEIEKDITNV